Below is a window of Poecile atricapillus isolate bPoeAtr1 chromosome 2, bPoeAtr1.hap1, whole genome shotgun sequence DNA.
CAATGTAACAACTCACTTGATGCATTTCATCATCCTTGCTAAAGACTGAAATAAAGTTCGGATGAAAATTCTTTGCCAGTGGTAGGTATTGTCTTAAACACTACAGAGCCAGATGGTTCCAACGTAGAAGTCAGATTTTTCTGTGGTCTCTGCAACAGTTTCAGACATGAATAGCTAATTCCTAGTGGCAGTGGTAAAGGCATTATCAGTACACCATGAATATCACAAATGGAGACAATTTCCATACAttaaagaacaaaaaccaaacaaaaagcacccagaaaaaaaaatcagtgaaacaTTCTTAGTAGAGCAGAAACTTCTCTATTCTCCTCTTCATTAATCTCACACCTTTTCAACTTTGGTGGGGTCATACgtatctggaaaaaaacaagaaaacactaTTAATAATGTATTGTGAAATCTATTCAATATTGCTAGCTGTGGAAATGACACATCTTTTCCctagtttttatttaaaaagaagaaaagctgataATGGACTTGCTGCATTAAAGATACATATCACATTCCTGACccaaattctgtattttcaccTGTATAATTCAAGAACAACTCTGATCAAATGCATGAAGATAAATTCGGGAAGGTCTTAGGTAGGTAGGAACAAACACACTGAATGCTAAGTGATTACTTCCAGTTTTCAGGTACTttgacaggaagaaaaagagtaaGATTTGCTCCCCTTGTACTGAACACTAAGGACTAGTAAATGCTTTAAGCGTCCTAGCAGGGTGTGTAAGGCTGGCTGAAGGAGTGATTATACCATGCAGTCATCAGGGTCTTTTCATTTGACTGAAAATCCTTCGTTTCAGATTAATTcaacagaaaacaggaaagcaCAGCTGTGTTGCATCACTATGGTTAGTCTGTCTCGCTTCAGTCTGCAAAACCGCAGCTCATGTTTCTGCCTTATTCACTAAAGCACTGGACTGGCTTACTACCACTCTTCTTCATTTCCAGCCTCCCCCCTGCCAGTTGACAGGACATACCACAggttggttttccttttcccaaatCCTCAAGGACACTCTTCTATCCGATTTTTTACTTGGGTTTATCCCAGTGCTGGCCATGAAGTCAGCAGACATGAGCCTTCACCCTCGTCACTCTGGGACAGGATTGAGATGAAAAGGCGTTGCCCTGTGAGGTCTGCCTGCCCAGTGCCATCATGCAAACACCTGACTTGCCCTTGGGGTGCATGGTCATGGCGTGTAGGAGCCCGGGCTACCTAGGGAGGAGGCTGCAGGCGCAGAGGGGCCCGGACAAACCGGCACTGCAGCCGCTCTGCCGCGTGCTGCTTCtgctcttatgcaacctgagTATCTGTGCTAACCTTAAACGTCCCTCCCGTAGGCTGTACTCCCACAGCGCTCGCGTTTAAACAGCTGAGCATGAAAATACTTCCACACACAAATATGACACTTTGGAGTAAAACGTTCATCCTCAGGACTTTGTGCTGATGTGAGTGAATGTCTTCATTCAAAcataaaaagcataaaaatccTCCAGGGAAATTTCTGCTCCTGTGTGCAAGTGTCCATCTGCTACATCCACACTCATGTCAAAGGGGAACTGGCTAAGAAAGGACTTCTGGATTTGGCCCCAGTGGGTGAATTTGTGGTACAGAATCTTTTATCACTTCTCTAGCCCACCCTCCTCAAGCTGCTAGTCCAGCCAAGACTGGAGTCTGTGCCAGCAACACCTATGATTTCTGCTAAGCCTTTTCTGGTATTTCCAAACAGACACCACACAAATGCAAAAATCAACAGGAATAAAGTTTTTAAGGGCTAGTGTGCTCCAGGATAATGCTGCATCTATTTAAGCTTAATGCACTGATGGTATATGAGGATGCCTCTAAAGCAGTAACATTTTTTGATTGCAAATATTTTGCCATCTAAACTGCTAGAACATAAAATTCTGAAGTGTTCGGTGACAGGTTGACCTAAGAATAAAAATGGATTTGCATTTCAGAGACCTCATTTTCCTAAGGCCAGACACATTCGCGTTAACAGAATTCCCCACAAAATTTCAGGTGATCAACTGTTTCAGGGAGTGGCAGGACAGGGGTggggaggaaagggggaaaCCAGGCCATAAGACATGGAGCCTCTACATGGCTCAGTATGCTCCCTGAAAGCTTACCCATACCCTCAGCACCTAAACCAAGGACAAAAAGGTGCCAGACTGACAGGCCAGGTCAGCCTTTTGAGGGGCACAGACATAGGAGTTCTAGCACTGATGCAGAAATGTTTATTCAACATTTGGTTAAGCTCATTTAAAATGCTCTCTACAGAAACAAAGCCAGATTAGCAGCCTCATGTCTTCAAACAGCAAAGGAGAAAAGGCATCCAATGCATTTGGGAACACTTGGAGATGTTCTCCTAATGGCAGTATTTGCATAGTAAGATGAGCTTCTTGCACTCAGTTTTGGCAGAGCTCTTACTCTGAGATGACTGTTCGTCTGCCAAGCTACATTATACATGTGAAAGCCTGTTTCTGCTaagggctgcagcctctgtgACAGGCCCAGTCTGCAATTATAAGACTAACATCACCCTACCTCGCTCCAAATAAAGTGGCCTTTTAGAATGGAACATTTGCTTTCTGAAAGCAATAAATACAATGGTTTTCCAGGATTAATTTTCATTTGGGCTTTCAGTGGTACCAATGAACTTATGTGGAAATTGGTATGTGACTTAACAGAGGAAGGCACAACATTAGGCCTTTTTAGAAACATGAATCTACAGTCCCTCTGTAAGGTGAAGCTTTTGGGGCCATTAACAAATCAGGGTCTCTTTGGATGGGAAGAGGCCAGTGGAGCAGCCCACCCCACGTGTGTCACCCTGCAGAACTGGACATGCGCAGCAGGAAGGGACATTCATGCCATCCAAACATGGGGAGAGCTGTTATGGCTGTGAGGGAACTGCTGCAGTGGGAACACACTGCAGAATACAAGCCTGGCATTGTCAGCAAGAGGGATAAATTTAGACCTAATTTACTGCAGAATCACTCTCCAATAAAATGCACACAATCTGTTTTGATACATCCCTGAAGTCATGTCACCACAACAGTTATTTTCTTCACTCCAGCAGAAACCCCAAGGGAGGAAAGCATATGAAATGCATGTGGGGCATACTAGACCTGATGGGTACAAGAAAGCTGAATCAGTCTGAAAAGTCTGGTCTGGAGAAATACAGTTCAGAGCAGAAAGAGACAAAGATGTGGGATACAAaaaaagacatggaaaaaaagGCTGCAAGGCTGCAGGAGTCAATACTTAGAACTCATAcaagcatttattttcagttagAAATGCATAAATCCAGTTTAAAGTATACCCCATTGAATTTCAGTTCCTCTGTACTGGAAAACTGTGAACAGATTTATATCAATGAGGTTAAATGAATAACCTGTGCAGATTTCAAGGTAAAGTGTCAACTGTAacagaaaggatggaaaaaggaaagaggatATTAATACTAATTTAACAACTTTCACACTGTATGTTTGCTCAGTCCAATTTATTTAATGGACTAGGCAGGTGGCCTAGGAGATTTATCCCTTTACACAGGTCTATAGCAACAACTGATGTTCAACAAAATGTTAAATGAAAACTGTTTTAGAGAGGGAACAGCTAATGTTACTTTGGGAATGCATATGGACTACACAAGTTTATATGTTTTAGAGAGatcagaaacacaaaaaaaaaaaaaaaaaaaaaaaaaaaaaggtgttccTTGAAAAAGTCAACTTTCCATTTGTCCTGGGGTTAACAATTATTCTCAACATCTGATCTGGAAAATATtcatgagagagagagaatttcCAGGCCCCTATATACAACCATTTCCCAGAGGCTTCATAGAAGAAcatcagatttttatttttagtttcttcTGAACCATGATATAGTATGTGTCTACTTAAGtattagagaaggaaaaaaaactggcATTCAAGGAACAGCTGTGATTAAATCACCACATGTTCCCAAACACTGGCATTATAGTGACTGTCTTTGAACTCCACTGTTTTAGACTGGCCATTCCCTGAAACAATTACACAGAGATAAGACCTTAGGGAGCACTCTATTCTCTGTGAATGAATTTCCATATCACAAGTGAGTTTTACAGTAACTATTCCTAAAATGGGACCAGAGAACACTCATCTTTTCCACAAGGAGAGCAAAGTGGGTGGCTCCCAGATGAGGATAGTACCACCTACAGACTGTTACTATTTGAGCAGCATTACGTGGGCATAAGCAAACTGATCATGCCCATTACATAAGGAACGAGTACCCATCTGGATCTCTCATAACAGGGTCTTACCTAAAGAAAAATCTCTGTCAATCTTCTTCTTGTCCATTCCACCTAAACATCCATTTTCACTTAGAGAGATAACACGCTTGGAAACAGCCCCTGAGCTTGCCAgtttgcttcctttttcctctggtACCTTTGACAGCTTCTCCTCATCCACCTCCTCTGCCGAGTCTGCGCTCTTAATGCTCAGACGTCTCATCCGCGACACAGAGTCAACTTCTTTCATTCGCACCAAGCGATCCATGGCAGTCCGGCTGGGTGGAGATGTCAGCTTGCCTTGGAGTGTCTCTATCACTTTTGAGGTGCTCCTCACTCTCTTTTCTGAATGCTGATAAGCAGCTGACTTGCAAACCACGTTTTGGTTCTCACCTTGGCTGGGACTCACAGGTTGTTCAAGAGTTTGCTCAGTCACCTGTGGTTTAGCACTGGCTTCCTGGTGAGTGGCCCAGCATTCATCAGGGTATAAAGATCGTCCTCCTGCTCTGACAAAGAGAGCACTCTCTGTCCAGCCACACTTTCGTCTGCCTTCATAtgaatcttctttttttccttctttgttacTTGCTGTGCTTCCTATCATTGATGACTCAAGGTCCTGAGCACCGTTTGAAGGGCTAGTGCCTGGATGGGACCCAACATGGTCATCTGGAAGGAGAGACTCCACTGCTATATCTATACCTAAAATTCTTGCAGCTCTTGCCTGCAATGACTCATTCACAGGGATTTCCACTGCATTTCCATCTGAAGAGTGATCAGAGCTGTTAGCACCAAGTTCTGGGGCCACATCAAGTCCCACTGACCTCAAATCTGGCTCAGAGCACCCTTGGTTCCTCTTTGTTAGTGACAAGCGTACTGCTGACCCTCTCTCTAATACCCTATCATTTGTGGGAGTTGCACTTTTGCTCAGTTTAACAAAGTCTAGGTAATTTTGGTCTTCACTCATCTCCTGCAAGAGAGGGTTATTGAAAGGATTACTGTGACATGAATTACTTGGGCTACTGGACAAAACTCTTTTGATAGGGCCCACATGAACTGGCTGTTTGCTTGTTCTGCTCTTGGCTTCCCCCATCCCCATTTCTGTTATCAGACTTACATCTGCTGGCCTGACTCCTtcactgctccctcctggctttgAGAAGCCTTGAGAGCCAACGCATCTTGGCTCGCCACCATGTTCTGTCCCCATGCTCCAACTTTCAGACTTACTTTTAACCCTTCCTGACCTAAATACAGGCACCTCTGGCACAACCATTCCTGATTTCCCACCATGTTTTGGCTCCTGGCTTGATTTCTCATTTCTGGACTCCCTCCTCTGCATAAAGGTACCTGCCTGCAGAGGAGCTGTAGCACTTTCTAAATCTTCTTCACTGCTTGTGCTCTCTTCCTGCCCTTGCAGCTCCTTGTTAAAACTTTCTAGCTCACTTATTGCATCCCAGGGACGGCGACTTACAGGTTTCAAAAGGAACTGCCCAAATGGTTCTTTATTGTTGCAGGGAGCACCTGGTTCTCCCTTAACTACATCTCCCTTGGAAAGgccattttccctctcttggACAGGCACAGGCGGGCTCTGGTGGGCTTTTGGGGAGGGAGACTGAAGGACTGAGGTGGCAGTCCTGGAAAATGCACTGTTGCTAGACTGGCTGAGGTGTGTCTGGCCCTTCATACTGTAGCCACTCTGCCTACAGCCTCTCTCATCAGAAGGTGATCCTGTCTGTTTTGCCCCCATTGTGGATGCTGTACATCCCGGGAGCTCTGGAGATAGCGGTTTGCTACTATCAGGCTTCCCAGGCTTTGTACCATGGAAAAATTGTGGGCTCTCAGGTTCTTCAGAGAAACTGGTCTGTGTCTGCTGGTCTTTGTACTGATCACCTGGCCAGGAGCCAGAATATTTGAGCTCTCTGTGTTTTGTAGGCTGAATAAATCTGAGGTCATTCATTTGTTTGAACTCTTCTGGTCTCCACAGCTCTTGTTTTTGTAACTCATTTTTATTGGTCATGCTTCCTGTAAGCGCTTGTAACTCCAAGTCTGTTGAAGACATACTTAAGAGACTTTGTTCTTGCAAAGCCCCATTGTTATCAAACCTATTCTTATCAGGGCTCTGAGTTATGTTGTTGTTCCTATCTGTATCTGGCAGATTGGATTCTGATTTAACTGGGATGGAGACCAAACAAAATATagtttcattcatttttttctttgaactcTTTTTGCTCTGCATCCCAGTTCCAGGTTCAAACTTTTTCACTTTTGTAACAGTCTCACAGGTGTTGTCCATATGTGAATTTCTCACAGAAAGTTTGCCTTTCGTATACTCTGTGCTGGCTTCATGACGGGGGCTGTGATTAGTTGCTCTACAATTGTCTCTTTGGTCCGGCAAGGCACAATTTTCCTGATCTCGGATGGATGGTGCCAACCATCTGTTGCTATGGGTGGAGCTGTTGGAAGTTCTTTCTCCCTTTGCTGAACTGGACAAGTTTGATGCATTCACAAAGGCACTGTTGTACTGTACTTCAAGATTTCTCTCTTGCAAAGCACCAGAACTGGGACTACGTGCATTTTCAGTGTGGTTAGAGTTGCCCTGCAGACCTTCCAGTGGTGCAATTTTAATATGTCGTATCCGAGGATCATCGAAGGGAATATATTGAATGGAACGCAGGTGGTCAGCAGGGTGCCTTGCATGGCTTTGCTTCCCATGAGGAAAATGGTTGTCTTTGCAAGGGTCACCCCCCACTTCAAAGGTATTCATGGCTGGTCGTTGGCAGGGGACAACCCGCTCTGCAGGACCCTGTGGATCACTGCTGGCGCACGTGTTGGTGTTAGGCACTTCACTGGGGGAACGTGGGGTCACGTGTTGGTGAGGTGGGGATTTGTAAGAAGGAGGAGGTACGTACACTGGAGGCTCCAAACCAGAGTCTGGAATGCCAGAATCTTGCCTTGGCTCATTGACTTTGGCTAAGTAGGAAATAGGTTCCTCTTTCTGGTAGTGGTCCTGGAAACCTTCAGTTTCTGCAGGTGCCCTAGTCTGCCGCTGCAGTTCATAGGATGGAGGCTTGAGAGGTCTCCCATACTTGGGCTTCACCAGGGGAAGGAAATGGCCTCCCGCTCCATGGTGCTTGGCTGGTTCCACACTCAGTCTGTTTGGGGCATAGGAGGGGGTTTTAGTGACGCTCAGCGAGTTGTTACTGCTGGTCAGGGAGGGCATTTCCACGCACCTCATGCTCTCAGGTGAAAGGACCCTTGGCAATGACTGCGATTTCCCCCTGCTCTGGGTGCTGAGTACGTTGTCTCCCAGGGTCAGCGAATACAGCTCTTGAAGCAGCTTCTCCCTGTCACCCTCGGACATTTGCCTCCCTACCTTTTTTGGCTGGTTCCAGCTTTCTACTTCCAGACTTTGCCATTTGCAGTTGCTGGGCACTTCACAGCTTTCCTGCAAGCCACTTCTTCTGACATACCCTGCACCCATCCCCACCTTCAGCTGATTCTCCTTGGGGTGCCGGGGTGCCcttggggctgcagccaggccttTCATCTCCACACTGGCCTTCTGGGAATAGCCCAGTAGCACACTGAAGTCCTGTCCTCGTCTTCTCCAGTAGGCAAGATCTTTATCAGTCTTGGGCTGGGAAGACCATGCTAAATGAGGCCTATCATaaaccctggaaaaaaaaaaaagcagtgtcAGAGGCAGTGCACAGGTGCCTATTCTTTCTACCATGGGTAAGCCCATTAGGAGGTCAAATGATGAGTTATGCCAAAGGAGTTTTGTGTAATCTATTTGCAACTAGATGACAATTTTAATGAGAGGATTTAAAAGTCAGTCAATTAACATGGGTAAAGAAAGGGACAGAAGCTCTTTTGACATGTTGTTAGCTATGCAAAGATGTTAGTGACACAAATGTACATAGTTACCTGCTGTGCAAACATACACAGCCCTCGGTGATGGACTTTAGAAAAttccctgcccatagcagggggcttggaactagatgatcttgaaggtcccttccaactccgACCAGCCTCTGATTCTAAGATGCCATTCTCAAACCAGAAGTGACTCCTTGAATTACTTCTGTATCCTGCTAAATCAAAATCTATAGATGTCAAGGAGACTACTGTGGTATTCGAGTTTAATAGGATTCCAAGAAGCAGAGGTAGGGAGAACAGGTAGATGTCTATATTGTAAGATTTCATAAGATATGTCTGTAAGAAACATGATTTGCATTCTGgtaaaaatgctgaaataaaacatgTCAGTTCCAGAACTGATTCTTGTTCTTTCTGAGGGAACAAATTTCTTCAGGGTGCTTTGGATTAAATGACATATGTCACAACAATGGTGATGTATCAACACATCTCTGAATAAAATGGAACcaatatttaaaacataaaataccTCAAAAGAAGTATAAAATTCTTAAATAAAAGAATCTATTAGTGAAATATGAAAGACATTAGACATTGCAAATGAGAAATTCAGAACACAGATTTACATGAACAGAATAGGTTCTTTGTCTATTCTGAACTCACTGTAAACTGTTTTATACATTCCTGCAGAACAAAATTGGTACCCTtctatataaataattaattttctactTGAATTGCATTCTGCTATTCTTGTACCTAAGGTGTCCAACAATATAACTGCCTTTAGACTATGTGGCTGCCACCAGCATaagactggaaagaaaaatcaaaattgaCAGAAATAGGACAAGTATGTAGATAGAACCCAaggatttctttctcttccctccaCCCCAAGGTATATAAACAGTGTCATCTGGCTCTTTTTTACCAAAACAATGATCTATTTAAATGGGAGTTTGTCAGCACATAATACTAGTCAAAattcagaatgaaaattaaGCCATCCAGATCCACAGcaattttcttttatgtatATTACCTTCATCCTATAAGTCTAAAAGTTTAAAAACTAGACTGGGATAAGAACCATCTTGATCATATAAATTCAATTGGATTAAGATGGAACTTCTGAACAAAATGTTCTGCCTCTGAAGCGTGAAATAGTTTGATTGCTGAATCCCAAGAATGAACACACGTCTTCATTAATCAATAAAATATAACAGGACACCTCCTATATCAGAATCTGCTTGTAGTAACAACCAACACTTCCATGTGGAAACATACAGCTGAACAAATGCTATCTTCTACCTTTTTGTCTCATTCCCATACTACTGTGGCACCATTTGTATCTGTGTTTACAAAATGAGGTGAGAAACAGGATCCAGCAGGAGTGAGCAGGAAAGGGACAGGCTGTTCTTTCTGATTGATTTTATCCATCATTGTAAAAGGGTATACAGAAATTGCAGGAAGTACAATCATAGATTCCAAGATCAGAAGAGACCATTACAATTGTTTAGTTTGACATCTTGCTCAGCACAGGCCATCAGACTTCTTTGAGATGATTCCTGCTTAAGTGGTAGCATCTCTCACAAAAGCACctaaaaattctgctttttaagTTTCCAGTGGTGTTGCAAAGATTAATTCACCATTAAAAAATCCTACAAAGTAACCCAAAATTCTTCTCAACAGAAAGAGAGCTCCTCCATTTattaaaagctgtttaaaaggttaaatttattttaaaggctAGGCTCCAGCAATGAACTTCAGAACGTGATACAATCCATCATGTAACCTGTACTATGTCATCAACGCAACAAGAgtgaaaaaaagacatttaaaaggAGGCATTTAGAGTATTTTAAACCTAATCCTAAGATCTACTCACAGGACAGACAGTATTTGTCTTTAAGTCCTGGCTAAGGCACTCAAAGTGGCTACACAGCCAAGCCTCTATCAGGGACCCTGCAAACTTCTGAAGATGACACTGCACAGTGCAGTGGGAAGAGGATGCTCCAAGGACCCTCCAGTACAACTCTATCCTGAAGTTTCCTTTGCTCTTGGtgatggagagcagctcctgcacaccTGCATGCAGCACATCAGGCTGGCAGGCAAGCAGGCAGGAGGCAGTGGGGCAGCACAGCACAACCACACTGCTTGTGGCTGCAACTGCAGCAGAGAGTGCCTCTTTCCAGGACATTTGGCACTTCTGGGTTTGCAGTCAAGGAACTGGTGGAAGGGAAAATTTCCAAGAGCCACTCCAAGTTTAAAATGCTTCACTGGAGCCTCAGCACTGCTAGATCTCTGAATGATGAGCATCAGTCACGGTGCAGTCTTTTGTGCCCATGACATATCACCAAAGAGAAGATTTCACAGCCCCTCTGTGCAGCACTTCCTCTCTGACTATGCCTCTACAC
It encodes the following:
- the JCAD gene encoding junctional cadherin 5-associated protein — its product is MFSVEDLLISHGYKLSKNPPVSYENRCDGYRHEITGSRSSQRTALNGIEAESRAGANSKKPLVKTSSSSTESSHGSQGRQAGPGYHHDLQGLSTFHTSEGGVYDRPHLAWSSQPKTDKDLAYWRRRGQDFSVLLGYSQKASVEMKGLAAAPRAPRHPKENQLKVGMGAGYVRRSGLQESCEVPSNCKWQSLEVESWNQPKKVGRQMSEGDREKLLQELYSLTLGDNVLSTQSRGKSQSLPRVLSPESMRCVEMPSLTSSNNSLSVTKTPSYAPNRLSVEPAKHHGAGGHFLPLVKPKYGRPLKPPSYELQRQTRAPAETEGFQDHYQKEEPISYLAKVNEPRQDSGIPDSGLEPPVYVPPPSYKSPPHQHVTPRSPSEVPNTNTCASSDPQGPAERVVPCQRPAMNTFEVGGDPCKDNHFPHGKQSHARHPADHLRSIQYIPFDDPRIRHIKIAPLEGLQGNSNHTENARSPSSGALQERNLEVQYNSAFVNASNLSSSAKGERTSNSSTHSNRWLAPSIRDQENCALPDQRDNCRATNHSPRHEASTEYTKGKLSVRNSHMDNTCETVTKVKKFEPGTGMQSKKSSKKKMNETIFCLVSIPVKSESNLPDTDRNNNITQSPDKNRFDNNGALQEQSLLSMSSTDLELQALTGSMTNKNELQKQELWRPEEFKQMNDLRFIQPTKHRELKYSGSWPGDQYKDQQTQTSFSEEPESPQFFHGTKPGKPDSSKPLSPELPGCTASTMGAKQTGSPSDERGCRQSGYSMKGQTHLSQSSNSAFSRTATSVLQSPSPKAHQSPPVPVQERENGLSKGDVVKGEPGAPCNNKEPFGQFLLKPVSRRPWDAISELESFNKELQGQEESTSSEEDLESATAPLQAGTFMQRRESRNEKSSQEPKHGGKSGMVVPEVPVFRSGRVKSKSESWSMGTEHGGEPRCVGSQGFSKPGGSSEGVRPADVSLITEMGMGEAKSRTSKQPVHVGPIKRVLSSSPSNSCHSNPFNNPLLQEMSEDQNYLDFVKLSKSATPTNDRVLERGSAVRLSLTKRNQGCSEPDLRSVGLDVAPELGANSSDHSSDGNAVEIPVNESLQARAARILGIDIAVESLLPDDHVGSHPGTSPSNGAQDLESSMIGSTASNKEGKKEDSYEGRRKCGWTESALFVRAGGRSLYPDECWATHQEASAKPQVTEQTLEQPVSPSQGENQNVVCKSAAYQHSEKRVRSTSKVIETLQGKLTSPPSRTAMDRLVRMKEVDSVSRMRRLSIKSADSAEEVDEEKLSKVPEEKGSKLASSGAVSKRVISLSENGCLGGMDKKKIDRDFSLDTYDPTKVEKV